Proteins encoded within one genomic window of Streptomyces taklimakanensis:
- a CDS encoding YggT family protein produces the protein MGVAQQVILIALQCFLVVLIFRLVMDYVFMFARSWQPGKAMVVVLEATYTVTDPPLKLLRRFIPPLRFGGVALDLSFFVLMIIVYILISVVARL, from the coding sequence ATGGGCGTCGCACAACAAGTGATCCTCATTGCGCTGCAATGCTTCCTCGTGGTGCTGATCTTCCGCCTGGTGATGGACTACGTCTTCATGTTCGCCCGCTCATGGCAGCCCGGCAAGGCGATGGTGGTCGTCCTGGAGGCCACCTACACTGTCACTGATCCGCCACTCAAGCTTCTGCGGCGGTTCATACCGCCGCTGCGCTTCGGGGGCGTGGCGCTCGACCTGTCCTTCTTCGTACTGATGATCATCGTCTACATCCTGATCAGTGTCGTGGCCAGGCTGTGA
- a CDS encoding cell division protein SepF, whose translation MAGAMRKMAVYLGLVEDDGYDGPGFDPDDEFEPELEAPSGGHAGGEPDRDRHRQQAHQPLGAPTVKTGDEPESEEPVRVVHPPAHREREQPPAIADDGGRHGRIASVASITPERQNLEKNAPVIMPKVVSEREPYRITTLHPRTYNEARTIGEHFREGTPVIMNLTEMDDTDAKRLVDFAAGLVFGLHGSIERVTQKVFLLSPANVDVTAEDKARIAEGGFFNQS comes from the coding sequence ATGGCCGGCGCGATGCGCAAGATGGCGGTCTACCTCGGCCTCGTGGAGGACGATGGGTACGACGGCCCGGGGTTCGACCCCGACGACGAGTTCGAGCCCGAGCTGGAGGCGCCTTCCGGCGGCCACGCCGGGGGAGAGCCCGACCGGGACCGGCACAGGCAACAGGCGCACCAGCCCCTGGGGGCTCCCACCGTGAAGACCGGTGACGAGCCCGAGTCCGAGGAGCCGGTGCGGGTCGTCCACCCTCCGGCCCACCGGGAGCGGGAGCAGCCCCCCGCGATCGCCGACGACGGCGGGCGACACGGGAGAATCGCCTCCGTGGCATCCATCACACCCGAGCGCCAGAACCTGGAGAAGAACGCACCGGTGATCATGCCCAAGGTCGTGTCCGAGCGGGAGCCCTACCGGATCACCACGCTCCACCCCCGGACGTACAACGAAGCCCGTACCATCGGGGAACACTTCCGCGAGGGCACCCCGGTGATCATGAACTTGACCGAGATGGACGATACCGACGCGAAGCGTCTCGTCGACTTCGCCGCGGGTCTGGTCTTCGGTCTCCACGGGAGTATCGAGCGGGTGACGCAGAAGGTGTTCCTGCTGTCTCCTGCTAACGTCGATGTAACGGCGGAGGACAAGGCCCGCATCGCAGAGGGCGGGTTCTTCAACCAGAGCTGA
- a CDS encoding YggS family pyridoxal phosphate-dependent enzyme has product MSGTANDRRAELAVNLARVEERIARACVTAGREPKDVTLVVVTKTYPADDVRLLAELGVRQVAENRDQEAASKAAACSDLSLSWHFVGQLQTNKARSVVRYADFVHSVDRARLVTALSSAAEREGRRIGCLVQVALDRESGAAGQRGGVGPDGVGRLADAIAAAPGLWPAGVMTVAPLSGPYAGRPDAAFERLWEISTRLRADHPAANMVSAGMSADLEEAVAAGATHVRIGSAVLGVRPGLR; this is encoded by the coding sequence GTGAGCGGAACGGCGAACGACCGCAGGGCCGAACTGGCCGTCAACCTCGCCCGGGTGGAGGAGCGCATCGCCCGCGCTTGTGTCACCGCGGGGCGCGAGCCGAAGGACGTGACCCTGGTCGTCGTCACCAAGACGTACCCGGCCGACGATGTGCGGCTGCTGGCGGAGCTGGGGGTGCGGCAGGTGGCGGAGAACCGCGACCAGGAGGCGGCGTCCAAGGCGGCCGCCTGCTCCGACCTGTCGCTGAGCTGGCACTTCGTCGGACAGTTGCAGACCAACAAGGCTCGGTCCGTGGTGCGTTACGCCGACTTCGTGCACTCGGTCGATCGGGCCCGGCTGGTCACCGCGCTCTCCTCGGCGGCCGAGCGCGAGGGGCGGCGGATCGGTTGCCTGGTCCAGGTGGCCCTGGACCGCGAGTCGGGCGCGGCCGGACAGCGCGGCGGTGTGGGGCCCGACGGCGTGGGGCGGTTGGCCGACGCGATCGCCGCGGCGCCCGGACTGTGGCCGGCCGGTGTGATGACCGTCGCACCGTTGTCCGGGCCGTACGCGGGGAGACCGGACGCCGCCTTCGAGCGCCTGTGGGAAATCTCAACCCGCCTACGGGCGGACCATCCTGCTGCGAACATGGTCTCGGCGGGTATGAGCGCGGACCTGGAGGAGGCGGTGGCGGCCGGTGCGACACATGTGCGCATCGGCAGTGCGGTACTCGGAGTACGCCCCGGGCTCCGGTAA
- the pgeF gene encoding peptidoglycan editing factor PgeF has product MSGAHFAFTDRWGGVSAAPYDELNLGGAVGDDPGAVRANRELAARTLGLDPADVVWMNQVHGRDVAVVDGPWHTGDVPRVDAVVTTRRGLALAVLTADCVPVLLADPVAGVAAAAHAGRPGLVAGVVPAAVERMTELGADPARTVARVGPSVCGLCYEVPAAMREEVAAVVPEAYATTRRGTPAVDVAAGVRAQLARLGVPAPPRQPVCTMESTDHYSYRREGTTGRLACYVWLADAAVGGEGTAGATDGGERQ; this is encoded by the coding sequence GTGAGCGGCGCGCACTTCGCCTTCACCGACAGGTGGGGCGGGGTGAGCGCCGCTCCGTATGACGAACTCAACCTCGGCGGCGCGGTCGGGGACGACCCCGGTGCCGTACGGGCCAACCGCGAGCTGGCGGCGAGGACACTGGGTCTCGATCCGGCCGACGTGGTCTGGATGAACCAGGTGCACGGACGCGACGTGGCCGTCGTCGACGGCCCCTGGCACACCGGCGACGTCCCCCGGGTGGACGCGGTGGTGACCACCCGTCGGGGACTCGCGCTCGCCGTCCTCACCGCCGACTGCGTCCCCGTCCTCCTGGCCGACCCCGTCGCCGGGGTGGCGGCGGCCGCGCACGCCGGGCGGCCCGGCCTGGTCGCCGGGGTCGTCCCGGCGGCCGTGGAGAGGATGACGGAGCTCGGCGCCGATCCGGCGCGGACGGTGGCGCGCGTCGGCCCGTCGGTGTGCGGGCTCTGCTACGAGGTGCCGGCGGCGATGCGCGAGGAGGTCGCCGCCGTGGTGCCCGAGGCGTACGCCACCACCCGTCGGGGCACACCGGCCGTCGACGTGGCGGCGGGGGTGCGGGCCCAGCTCGCCCGACTCGGTGTTCCGGCGCCGCCGCGGCAGCCGGTCTGCACGATGGAGTCCACCGACCACTACTCGTACCGCCGGGAGGGGACCACCGGCCGGTTGGCGTGCTACGTCTGGTTGGCCGACGCGGCCGTCGGCGGGGAGGGAACCGCCGGCGCGACGGACGGAGGGGAGCGGCAGTGA
- the ftsZ gene encoding cell division protein FtsZ → MAAPQNYLAVIKVVGIGGGGVNAINRMIEVGLKGVEFIAINTDAQALLMSDADVKLDVGRELTRGLGAGANPDVGRKAAEDHREEIEEVLKGADMVFVTAGEGGGTGTGGAPVVANIARSLGALTIGVVTRPFTFEGRRRANQAEDGIAALRDEVDTLIVIPNDRLLSISDRQVSVLDAFKSADQVLLSGVQGITDLITTPGLINLDFADVKSVMSEAGSALMGIGSARGDDRAVAAAEMAISSPLLEASIDGARGVLLSISGGSDLGLFEINEAAQLVSEAAHPEANIIFGAVIDDALGDEVRVTVIAAGFDGGQPPSKNRDKVLGSYGSKEEGAASTGSRPVPDESDRPSFGGLGSVTPREEEPSPAPVSEPAPTYGVPAPSPLSGGDTGPTTAPQVPPARPYQDGSAEELDVPDFLK, encoded by the coding sequence GTGGCAGCACCGCAGAACTACCTCGCAGTCATCAAGGTCGTCGGTATCGGCGGCGGTGGCGTCAACGCCATCAACCGGATGATCGAGGTCGGTCTCAAGGGCGTCGAGTTCATCGCGATCAACACAGACGCACAGGCCCTGCTGATGAGCGACGCCGACGTCAAGCTCGACGTCGGCCGCGAGCTCACCCGCGGCCTCGGCGCCGGTGCCAACCCCGACGTCGGCCGCAAGGCGGCCGAGGACCACCGCGAGGAGATCGAGGAGGTCCTCAAGGGGGCCGACATGGTCTTCGTCACGGCGGGCGAGGGCGGCGGCACCGGCACCGGTGGTGCGCCCGTCGTCGCGAACATCGCACGCTCCCTGGGCGCCCTCACCATCGGCGTCGTCACCCGCCCGTTCACCTTCGAGGGCCGCCGTCGGGCCAACCAGGCCGAGGACGGCATCGCGGCCCTGCGCGACGAGGTCGACACCCTCATCGTCATCCCCAACGATCGACTGCTGTCCATCTCGGACCGCCAGGTGAGCGTGCTCGACGCCTTCAAGTCGGCGGACCAGGTGCTGCTGTCGGGTGTCCAGGGCATCACCGACCTGATCACCACCCCGGGCCTGATCAACCTGGACTTCGCGGACGTCAAGTCCGTGATGTCCGAGGCGGGTTCGGCGCTCATGGGCATCGGCTCGGCGCGCGGCGACGACCGCGCGGTGGCCGCCGCCGAGATGGCGATCTCCTCGCCGCTGCTGGAGGCGTCCATCGACGGCGCCCGCGGCGTGCTGCTCTCCATCTCCGGCGGTTCGGACCTCGGCCTGTTCGAGATCAACGAGGCCGCCCAACTGGTGAGCGAGGCCGCCCACCCCGAGGCGAACATCATCTTCGGCGCGGTCATCGACGACGCCCTCGGCGACGAGGTGCGGGTCACCGTCATCGCGGCGGGCTTCGACGGCGGGCAGCCGCCGTCGAAGAACCGCGACAAGGTGCTCGGCTCGTACGGGAGCAAGGAGGAGGGCGCCGCCTCCACGGGGTCCCGTCCGGTGCCGGACGAGAGCGACCGGCCGTCCTTCGGCGGCCTGGGATCGGTCACCCCGCGCGAGGAGGAGCCCTCGCCCGCCCCGGTGAGCGAGCCCGCGCCCACCTACGGGGTGCCGGCCCCCTCGCCGCTGTCCGGCGGCGACACCGGTCCGACCACGGCCCCACAGGTTCCCCCGGCCCGTCCCTACCAGGACGGGTCCGCAGAGGAACTCGACGTGCCGGACTTCCTCAAGTGA
- a CDS encoding FtsQ-type POTRA domain-containing protein — protein sequence MVGRTGAERDGARRRPEADSAPPPAAPRPRPGGPGRPHLRARRLPLVLALAPALLLGGFALWVLYGSAWLRVEEVTAEGERVLTEREVLRAAEVPVGEPLVSVDPEAVERRLLDGLSRIDSVDVTRSWPHGVEVAVTERKPVAVMVQNAPNGEGGSDEDGARERTYVEVDDEGVRFGTVAERPDGVPVLALELDDSPSRHRFGEERMREEAVKVAAALSDAVRRDTRAIRVRSHDSITLEMAGGRTVVWGSSEKSAAKARSLSLLMKAAEDARRFDVSVPTAPAASGS from the coding sequence GTGGTCGGACGGACGGGCGCCGAACGCGACGGTGCCCGGCGGCGGCCGGAGGCGGACTCCGCTCCGCCTCCGGCCGCCCCGCGGCCGCGCCCCGGCGGGCCCGGACGGCCGCACCTCCGGGCCCGCCGCCTGCCGCTCGTCCTCGCGCTCGCCCCGGCCCTGCTGCTGGGCGGCTTCGCCCTGTGGGTGCTCTACGGCTCCGCCTGGCTGCGGGTGGAGGAGGTCACGGCCGAGGGCGAACGGGTCCTGACCGAGCGGGAGGTCCTGCGGGCCGCCGAGGTCCCCGTGGGCGAACCGCTCGTCTCCGTCGATCCGGAGGCCGTGGAGCGGCGGCTGCTGGACGGGCTGTCCCGGATCGACTCCGTGGACGTCACGCGTTCCTGGCCGCACGGCGTCGAGGTGGCGGTCACCGAACGGAAACCCGTCGCCGTCATGGTGCAGAACGCGCCGAACGGGGAAGGCGGGAGCGATGAGGACGGCGCGAGGGAGCGGACGTATGTGGAGGTGGACGACGAGGGGGTGCGGTTCGGCACGGTCGCCGAACGACCCGACGGGGTCCCCGTGCTCGCCCTGGAGCTCGACGACTCCCCGAGCCGGCACCGCTTCGGCGAGGAGCGGATGCGCGAGGAGGCGGTGAAGGTGGCCGCGGCCCTTTCCGACGCGGTGCGCCGCGACACGCGCGCCATTCGGGTCCGTTCCCACGACTCCATCACCCTGGAGATGGCGGGCGGACGCACGGTGGTGTGGGGAAGTTCGGAGAAGAGCGCGGCCAAGGCGCGTTCGCTCTCCTTGCTGATGAAGGCCGCCGAGGACGCCCGGAGGTTCGACGTGAGCGTCCCCACCGCCCCGGCGGCGTCGGGGAGTTGA
- the murG gene encoding undecaprenyldiphospho-muramoylpentapeptide beta-N-acetylglucosaminyltransferase, whose product MHVVLAGGGTAGHIEPALALADALRRQDRTVGITALGTERGLETRLVPERGYELALIPAVPLPRKPTPELITVPGRLRGTIKAAEQVLERTKADCVVGFGGYVALPGYLAAKRLGVPIVVHEANARPGLANKIGSRYTRFVAVSTPDSKLRNARYVGIPLRRSIATLDRAAARAEARAAFGLDANLPTLLVTGGSQGARRLNEVVQAIAPALQRSGIQILHAVGPKNELPQVDNMPGMPPYVPVAYLDRMDLAYAAADMMLCRAGAMTVAELSAVGLPAAYVPLPIGNGEQRLNAQPVVKAGGGLLVDDAELSPEWIQNHVLPVLTDPHRLLAMSRAAAEFGRRDADELLVGMVHEAIAARRQD is encoded by the coding sequence GTGCATGTCGTACTCGCCGGTGGGGGGACCGCCGGCCACATCGAGCCCGCGCTCGCCCTCGCGGACGCCCTGCGCAGGCAGGACCGGACCGTGGGGATCACGGCACTCGGCACGGAGCGGGGGCTCGAGACCCGGCTCGTCCCGGAACGCGGCTACGAGCTGGCGCTGATTCCGGCCGTGCCGCTGCCGCGCAAACCCACCCCGGAGCTGATCACCGTGCCGGGGCGGCTGCGCGGCACCATCAAGGCGGCAGAGCAGGTCCTGGAGCGGACCAAGGCCGACTGCGTGGTCGGCTTCGGCGGCTACGTGGCGCTGCCCGGCTATCTGGCCGCCAAGCGGCTCGGGGTGCCGATCGTGGTCCACGAGGCCAACGCCCGGCCCGGCCTGGCCAACAAGATCGGCTCCCGTTACACCCGCTTCGTCGCCGTCTCCACTCCGGACAGCAAGCTGCGCAACGCCCGCTACGTGGGCATCCCGCTGCGCCGCTCCATCGCCACCCTGGACCGGGCGGCGGCGCGCGCCGAGGCCCGCGCGGCCTTCGGGCTGGACGCCAACCTGCCCACCCTGCTGGTCACCGGCGGCTCCCAGGGCGCGCGGCGGCTGAACGAGGTCGTCCAGGCCATCGCCCCGGCCCTCCAGCGCTCCGGGATCCAGATCCTGCACGCGGTCGGCCCGAAGAACGAGCTGCCGCAGGTGGACAACATGCCCGGCATGCCGCCCTACGTCCCGGTGGCCTACCTGGACCGGATGGACCTGGCCTATGCCGCGGCCGACATGATGCTCTGCCGCGCGGGCGCGATGACGGTCGCCGAGCTGTCCGCCGTCGGGCTGCCGGCCGCCTACGTCCCGCTGCCGATCGGCAACGGCGAACAGCGGCTGAACGCCCAGCCGGTGGTCAAGGCGGGCGGCGGGCTGCTGGTCGACGACGCCGAGCTGTCGCCGGAGTGGATCCAGAACCACGTCCTGCCGGTGCTCACCGATCCGCACCGGCTGCTGGCGATGTCCCGCGCCGCCGCCGAGTTCGGCCGCCGTGACGCCGACGAGCTGCTGGTCGGCATGGTGCACGAGGCGATCGCGGCACGCCGTCAGGACTGA
- the ftsW gene encoding putative lipid II flippase FtsW yields the protein MRGLYLRARRAWDRPLTAYYLILGGSLMLTALGLVMVFSASQIEALRSGLPSAYFFRKQLLAAVLGGVLMFAAVRMPAALRRGLAYPLLAASVFLLCLVQVPGVGHEVGGNQNWIRLGGSFQFQPSELAKLALVLWGADLLARKGDRRMLVQWKHLLVPLVPVAFLLLGLIMLGRDMGTAIIVAAILVGLLWLAGAPLRLFAGVLAVAGTLGTLLIATSGNRMARFACLGATDPGPNDQCWQAVHGIYALASGGWFGWGLGASVEKWGQLPEPHTDFIFAVTGEELGLTGTLSVLALFAALGYAGIRVAGRTEDPFVRYAAGGVTTWITAQAVVNIGAVLGLLPIAGVPLPLFSYGGSALLPTMFAVGLLISFARSEPAAKAALAMRQPAVRKKLAGVRRKTMRRSAVRRPSGER from the coding sequence GTGCGCGGGCTGTACCTGCGGGCGCGACGGGCCTGGGACCGGCCGCTGACCGCCTACTACCTGATCCTCGGCGGCAGCCTGATGCTCACCGCTCTGGGACTGGTGATGGTCTTCTCCGCCTCCCAGATCGAGGCGCTGCGCTCCGGCCTGCCCTCCGCCTACTTCTTCCGCAAACAGCTCCTGGCGGCCGTGCTGGGCGGCGTGCTGATGTTCGCCGCGGTCCGGATGCCCGCGGCCCTCCGGCGCGGACTGGCCTATCCGTTGCTGGCCGCCTCCGTCTTCCTGCTCTGCCTGGTCCAGGTGCCCGGGGTCGGGCACGAGGTGGGCGGCAACCAGAACTGGATCCGGCTCGGCGGTTCCTTCCAGTTCCAGCCCAGCGAGCTCGCCAAGTTGGCCCTGGTGCTGTGGGGCGCCGACCTGCTGGCCCGCAAGGGCGACAGGCGCATGCTCGTCCAGTGGAAGCACCTGCTGGTGCCGCTCGTCCCGGTGGCGTTCCTGCTCCTCGGTCTGATCATGCTGGGCCGGGACATGGGAACGGCGATCATCGTCGCCGCGATCCTGGTCGGGCTGCTGTGGCTGGCCGGCGCGCCCCTGCGGCTCTTCGCCGGAGTGCTCGCCGTCGCCGGGACCCTCGGGACCCTCCTCATCGCGACCAGCGGCAACCGGATGGCCCGGTTCGCCTGTCTGGGCGCCACCGATCCCGGCCCGAACGACCAGTGCTGGCAGGCGGTGCACGGCATCTACGCCCTGGCCTCCGGTGGGTGGTTCGGCTGGGGGCTGGGAGCCAGTGTGGAGAAATGGGGGCAACTACCCGAACCGCACACCGACTTCATCTTCGCCGTGACCGGGGAGGAACTCGGCCTGACGGGGACGCTGTCGGTGCTCGCCCTTTTCGCGGCTCTAGGCTATGCGGGTATCCGCGTGGCCGGACGCACGGAGGACCCCTTCGTCAGGTACGCCGCGGGAGGCGTGACCACCTGGATCACGGCCCAGGCCGTGGTCAACATCGGTGCGGTGCTCGGGCTGTTGCCGATCGCCGGCGTCCCCCTCCCGCTGTTCTCCTACGGGGGTTCCGCCCTGTTGCCGACGATGTTCGCCGTCGGGCTGCTGATCTCGTTCGCGAGATCGGAACCCGCCGCGAAGGCGGCACTGGCCATGCGGCAGCCTGCTGTGAGAAAGAAGCTGGCTGGGGTGAGACGGAAGACGATGAGACGGAGCGCCGTACGGCGCCCGTCCGGAGAGCGGTGA